A window of the Candidatus Eisenbacteria bacterium genome harbors these coding sequences:
- a CDS encoding NADH-quinone oxidoreductase subunit I: MIKVPTPKMRWWEKIYLFEIVRGLCVTMGHLIRNIFVQKNIYTHQWPEEPKPLFPRLKARHRLTRRDDGTPKCTACYCCQTVCPAYCIHIVAEESPDGFVEKRPKQFEIDILRCVFCGYCVEACPEDAIRMDTGDAVIVSNHREDFILDLKFLLNGKGTEWRRSRRFEDHTIARPPATFGE, encoded by the coding sequence AAAGTTCCAACACCGAAAATGAGGTGGTGGGAAAAGATCTATCTCTTTGAGATCGTGCGCGGTCTTTGTGTCACCATGGGGCACTTGATCCGCAATATCTTTGTACAAAAGAACATTTATACGCATCAATGGCCGGAGGAACCCAAGCCGCTTTTCCCCAGGCTCAAGGCCCGGCATCGGTTAACCCGGCGCGATGACGGCACGCCGAAATGCACGGCATGCTATTGCTGTCAAACAGTCTGCCCCGCCTATTGCATTCACATTGTTGCTGAAGAGAGTCCCGATGGGTTCGTTGAGAAGCGGCCCAAACAATTCGAAATTGATATTCTTCGCTGTGTCTTTTGCGGCTACTGCGTTGAAGCCTGTCCGGAGGATGCGATCAGAATGGATACCGGTGACGCTGTAATCGTCAGCAATCATCGGGAGGATTTTATCCTCGATTTGAAGTTCCTGCTGAACGGGAAGGGAACAGAATGGCGCCGGAGCCGCAGATTTGAGGATCACACGATCGCGAGGCCGCCGGCGACCTTCGGGGAATGA
- a CDS encoding NADH-quinone oxidoreductase subunit J: MTGLPFYIFALISAIGAVLTVTRKNPLTGALCLALTMIGLAGLFLLLHGYLVFVLQILVYAGAVVVLIIFVIMMLNIREPVVRLQRLYWKRALPGGVLSLVLLYLLWRPLQNIPDFPPSISDSFGTVERVGVEIFTRYAFPFEVLSLVLLIAIVGAVVLAKKSED; the protein is encoded by the coding sequence ATGACCGGTCTTCCATTTTACATTTTTGCCCTGATATCGGCGATCGGCGCCGTTCTCACGGTGACGCGCAAGAATCCTTTGACCGGGGCGTTGTGTCTCGCTCTGACCATGATCGGACTTGCCGGACTGTTTCTTTTGTTGCACGGCTATCTCGTTTTTGTGCTGCAGATCTTGGTTTACGCCGGTGCGGTTGTCGTACTGATCATTTTCGTGATCATGATGCTGAATATCCGGGAACCGGTGGTTCGGCTGCAGCGCCTGTATTGGAAACGGGCCCTGCCCGGGGGGGTGTTGAGTTTGGTGCTTCTCTATCTTCTGTGGCGCCCGCTTCAAAACATTCCGGATTTCCCCCCCTCGATTTCCGATTCTTTCGGCACGGTGGAGAGGGTGGGAGTAGAGATTTTCACGCGATACGCTTTTCCGTTCGAGGTGCTCTCATTGGTTCTTCTCATCGCTATCGTCGGCGCTGTCGTTCTGGCGAAGAAAAGTGAGGATTAG
- the nuoK gene encoding NADH-quinone oxidoreductase subunit NuoK: MQLSHYIALSAFLFMVGIFGFVWRRNFLIVLMSVELMLNAVNLALVAFARYWDNPEGHVFTFFVIALAAAEAAVGLSILIVIYRQRESVDVGDFRRLRE; the protein is encoded by the coding sequence GTGCAGCTATCACACTATATCGCTCTGTCCGCTTTCCTATTCATGGTGGGGATTTTCGGATTTGTTTGGCGGCGGAATTTTCTTATTGTCTTGATGTCGGTCGAGCTGATGTTGAATGCCGTGAACCTCGCGCTCGTCGCTTTCGCCCGGTACTGGGACAACCCGGAAGGGCACGTGTTCACCTTTTTTGTTATCGCTCTGGCGGCGGCGGAGGCGGCGGTGGGGTTGTCTATCCTCATTGTCATTTACCGTCAGCGGGAGAGTGTGGATGTCGGGGATTTCAGGCGATTGAGGGAATAG